attggaaaaagaaTAAACCAAATCATATcaagttaatatataattacatCAACGGCATAATAAGAGATAGATTAAAACACATGGTGATGGTCGTCGTCGTTCATCGGCTTGATCTGGTCTAATGGAGGTTATCTATTTTGCTATAGATATAGGGGCGCAgatagaatttatttatttttcatttcaaaaggtTTAGTTTGGAAAAATAGaagttgtgtttattttttaggaaaaggacataaaaaaggcgtcatgatgatgatgagcatCGTGGCTGTCTGGGAGTAGATTTGGGGGTGCCTTCATTAACACGCACATCATCATTAGTATTATTACAAACACACAAAGAATTACTCTTAAAAATCTAATCGAGGCGCTCTCTCTctcgattttttatttttctagtagtgttttataatataaattaggGTTTGGGAAATACGAGCTCCGCCAGTATTAGGTATTAGTAGCagtagaagaggaggaggaggaggaggagtgcGATTGGAATTGGAAGATTGGGAGGGAGACGAAGAAGATGGAGAACGGTGGTCGCGAAAGGAAATTAGCAGATAAGCTATCTGGATTAtccttcaataataataatgactCCAGCCAaaacgacaacaacaacaacaacaacaacagcttGTTTCAGGTCATGAAAGCAGTCGAAGCTGCCGAGGCTACCATTAGGCAACAGGTTTTCTCCCCCGACAATAGATCCATTCTTACAATGAGCTACTTTCAATTCAAACATTTCCtgtttatctaattatttgCCAAACCCTGGTTATACCTTGCACCGGATTATTGTGTATAATCAGTAACGATGTTGGATTTTAATGCCAATGGTTTTGTTGTCAGGTGGAAGAGAATACGCTATTGAAGTCTGAACTTCAGAGCAAGACTCAGCAACTTGAAAAATATGTAATTACTGTGGATTTCAACCCCTTCTCATTACAATGGAGAACTGCTTCTCTTACACTTGGCCTTTTTTGTTTGGCAGAAAATAGAAGAACCTTTGACTGAAAGGTCTCATTCTGTTGATCAATGGAACGAGCGGGTTCATCAATCAGCATCATCTGCTGTTGCCGGTGATCCTACCAGTGTACTGGTTCCCAACAACGGGGATCCTGCCACCCAGAGTAATCTTTGGAAGCAGGTATCTGCATGCGCTTCTGCAAAACTTTTCCTTTGTTAACTCTTAGACTTATGaaactttttatatttgttaggaTTTTGCTCTCAAGGTTCGTgaaaatgaagaagagattATGCAGTTAAGGAAACATCTTGCTGACTATTCTGTCAAGGTAGAATTAACATAACTAATCATCATTTGCTCACTCTGTGCTCACATTACATCATGGAAATTCATTTGTgtaatttggtttttgtttataGGAAGCACAAATTCGGAATGAAAAGTATGTTCTGGAAAAGCGCATTGCTTACATGCGACTGGCAAGTGtaccttttttccttctttgctTTGATCAAGAACCCCCCCTCCCATCGCTTTCTCTTCTAGTTTTTTCGAGGagtatttcaaaacaaattttaaatgagCTTCATGCTGCAGGCCTTTGATCAACAGCAACAGGACCTTGTTGATGCTGCATCAAAAGCTCTATCATACAGACAAGATATAATCGAGGAGAACATACGTCTTACATATGAATTGCAAGTAggtctcttcttttttatttcattgttttggggttgattttatgttttctatttctttcttggATATTTTCACTGTTTTATCCACCTTTAAACCAGAGAATTTGACTTAATCCTTTGATTCTTTAGGCTGCACAGCAAGAAAGATCCGCATTTGTATCGTCATTGCTGCCTCTTCTTGCGGAGTATTCTTTGCAGCCACCAGTTCTTGATGCTCAGTCTATTGTTAGCAATGTTAAGGTCAGTGCCAAATGCTTTTTAATGGTATATTGAGTATTTTATGCACACACaaccctgatttttttttcatcatgtcTCCTTTCGGAGATTCTGGATTGAGCAAGTTTTCCACATTAAGCGATTGATGCTCCAGAATGACAGACATAAGTTTATTCTTGGACTAAAGTTTGCTAGTGGGCATTGACCTCCAACCAGACAAGGTTCTAATTATGGCTCACTCATATGCATCATGTTTTAGGAgtctaattaaataaactgaTCTGATCACATCTGGGCTGAAACAACTTCTTTAGCTAGCAAACTcctcttttaattaaatttttttacatgcTAACTTATCCAAAATAATGCATCGCAATATGCACagctctcttttctttatttcttttgatttttagagATGGCTACCATATAAGATGTGCGGTTTCATAGGGATGTGCTGTAATTCTGTTCTTAAAAGTATAGATACAGATGCTTGAATATTTCTGGCTATCGAGCGATATGACTGGAGCTTCCTTTTGAAAGGAGAACTTGAAAGACCTTGTCAGTATCTTGACTTATTCTCTTCCAATATCCCTTTCGTTCCTTATGTCGTTTCTCCCTGtaaaaacattttcttgttGGAGAAGGACATAATGGAGAGACTATCCAGGGATAGCGATGTTGTGTCAGGGTAGGtgctgttttttattatttcgtTTGAGAAGATCAGGTGATAGAGCACATAGGAAAAAACTTTTGAACAGTGACACCACTTTGAAGCATTTCTGAAGCTGACCTTAAACACCTGCCTTTTCCCTCTTGTTGTTTCATTTATGCATGCTATAAAATCACTTGCTTGCTGTTTACCAGCTGAAGTTTTATCGTGTAGGTGCTGTTCAGACATCTCCAGGAGAAGCTTATTCATACTGAGGTATGTTATGCAGACAAGAGGTTGTTATAGATAGTTCACGATTATTCATCTTATGTGATCTGTAATTAGCAAGTTAACTTAAGTTGTGGGAGTTTGAGATCTTTTGCTCCTCAGCTTATTATTTCCATATGAATGAATGGGTGTTGATTATCTTCTTTCCTTCTGTTCCAGTCAAAGCTCAAGGAGTCCCAGTATCAACTGGCACCTTGGCGTTCAGATGTGAACCACTCAAATTTTGCTCCACAGTCACCTTCTCATGCTGCTTTGGTATGTTTATATCTTACTGGAATTTCATCTagcatttcaaaattatttctttaaatgcTCATGTGTTTTACATGTCAGAGCAAAAGTGGACTTGAATTGGTGCCACAGCCATCATATTCCCATGGAAAGATACCTATGACTTCTTCTGATACTCAGACAGCAGCAGATTGGGATCCATTGAGTCACCATCAGAGTGGTTTGGCTGGTGGTGCTGCGAAAAATCTGGATCTTGATGATGCAGGGAGGTATTCACCTCTTGCTAGCAGGTGAGCCTGGTCAATGGAGACTGCTACTGTGAACTGAATGTACACTCTGCATTTGTTGGTGGGTTCTGTTTTCATTAAATTCTTGCATCAATTGGTCATAtgtatggtttattttttttctaaataatgaAATCTCCATTCCTTCATTGGAAAATATTGTGCTTTTTACAATACTATtatcaacttttcttttttaaaacaaaagcaCGTGCTAGCTTCTAATCATCAAAAAGAGAGAATGATGGTATGCTATGAGCTTTGCCTGAACTTTAATTCATCTTTTATGTTTCATTATTCTTCTTATTCCTTCATaaaatttcttctttcattCTTCTTATTTTCAAGATGCGTTCCATATGAAAATCCTTAAAAGCTCTGCAACTTGAGCCAACAAAGGCAAGTAAActgattttgtttaaaaatacttCCTCTGATATACTTGAGAAACCTTGGAAACAAACTGTACTGAACCCGTGGATCCACACAAGAGACCTATGCTTGGTCAGGGTTGATGTCTAGGTAGTAAACAGCCAAAGAATATTTGGTAGCATTGGAGACCTCATTTTTCCTTCTGATTGAATTCATTCTTCTGACTTTGTTGTACTCCACCATTTTAAGTAAAATTCAAAGGTTGTGCACCTTTCGCCTCACCAAAAATTAGACTGTCTTAGCAATAGAATTCTTATAATTTGGCTGCTGCATCGTGCAAATCCCTAAGCTGTGTATATCTAGAAATTCTTTAGATTAACTTTTGACAATCCATTTATCTCAATCATGCATACTTGTCTTCATCTTTCCCTTTCCCCTTCTTGCCTCTGGCAGGgaacttatttttcttcatttattcaGATTTGTACAGGCTTTCCTGTTTCTTTGAGGGATTTCTTGTGAATTTTCTCGATAATTTCTCATTATAAAAATTGTGCTATAGATGGAACAATTACTGCTTATACAAGCTGGTCTTGATCCAGTGACTTTGGCTTTTTACCAGGAATTCAGCAGCTCATGATACTCCGACACATTTTACAGTTTCCAGGGGTGATGCACAAGCTATTCATTATGGTGAAGAAACAACCAATAAACAAGTCATGTTTCGCGACCCTGTCAGCAACAGTGAGTTGGATGATCCTGAAGCAGAGGGACAACTGAACGAGAGAGAACCTCCGGCTAATTGGGGATCAGGAAACCCTCTATACTCAAATACATTGGATGATCCTGGCACCTCATATTCTCCTTACCTACCTCCAGTTCTTGAAGaaccttcttcttccttttctgagGGTGAGATTGTAGTGTTGTTGGAAGCTTGAGACATTCTTCTCCAAGAAAGTTTTTAGTTAAGTATTGTTGTTGAACATTCCCATTGGATGTATTATGATATGCAGCTGCAGATGATGATCCATTACCAGCAATAGAGGGCCTCCAAATTTCAGGCGAAGCACTTCCAGGAAGAGAACTCCAGGCATGCGGATACTCCATCAATGGAACAACCAGTTGTAATTTTGAGGTGTGATTCTGTCACTTAAATTCCCCATCCATTAGCATCTGGGTAGAATGTTAATGTTCCTCATAACCTCCTCTTTCTTCATTGGTAGTGGGTACGGCATTTGGAAGATGGATCTGTTAATTACATTGAAGGTATACTCtctttttcattcttcttttttttctctacctCAGGGCTGTTTCTTAATGAGTTTCTGGTTGCAGGAGCAAAACAACCAAACTATCTAGTTACTGCTGATGATGTTGAAACCTACCTTGCTATAGAAGTCCAGCCTCTGGATGACAGGAAGCGCAAGGTATAAGTTCTCAGTTTGGGCTGGTGATTCCCATGCGCTTGCA
The DNA window shown above is from Populus trichocarpa isolate Nisqually-1 chromosome 4, P.trichocarpa_v4.1, whole genome shotgun sequence and carries:
- the LOC7463010 gene encoding uncharacterized protein LOC7463010 isoform X1, whose protein sequence is MENGGRERKLADKLSGLSFNNNNDSSQNDNNNNNNNSLFQVMKAVEAAEATIRQQVEENTLLKSELQSKTQQLEKYKIEEPLTERSHSVDQWNERVHQSASSAVAGDPTSVLVPNNGDPATQSNLWKQDFALKVRENEEEIMQLRKHLADYSVKEAQIRNEKYVLEKRIAYMRLAFDQQQQDLVDAASKALSYRQDIIEENIRLTYELQAAQQERSAFVSSLLPLLAEYSLQPPVLDAQSIVSNVKVLFRHLQEKLIHTESKLKESQYQLAPWRSDVNHSNFAPQSPSHAALSKSGLELVPQPSYSHGKIPMTSSDTQTAADWDPLSHHQSGLAGGAAKNLDLDDAGRYSPLASRNSAAHDTPTHFTVSRGDAQAIHYGEETTNKQVMFRDPVSNSELDDPEAEGQLNEREPPANWGSGNPLYSNTLDDPGTSYSPYLPPVLEEPSSSFSEAADDDPLPAIEGLQISGEALPGRELQACGYSINGTTSCNFEWVRHLEDGSVNYIEGAKQPNYLVTADDVETYLAIEVQPLDDRKRKGELVKVFANEHKKIRYDPEMHEHIQKTVYSGHVSYKVGLTTGFIDIWEPATLAIKREGYSIKSESGGVAVTEKFSPTINVTIPYGHALEFILTDSTGRQHLLQADDNSTDISYARDTIVLTLRLFIKQFGERKKGKKRSIFSIK
- the LOC7463010 gene encoding uncharacterized protein LOC7463010 isoform X2 is translated as MENGGRERKLADKLSGLSFNNNNDSSQNDNNNNNNNSLFQVMKAVEAAEATIRQQVEENTLLKSELQSKTQQLEKYKIEEPLTERSHSVDQWNERVHQSASSAVAGDPTSVLVPNNGDPATQSNLWKQVRENEEEIMQLRKHLADYSVKEAQIRNEKYVLEKRIAYMRLAFDQQQQDLVDAASKALSYRQDIIEENIRLTYELQAAQQERSAFVSSLLPLLAEYSLQPPVLDAQSIVSNVKVLFRHLQEKLIHTESKLKESQYQLAPWRSDVNHSNFAPQSPSHAALSKSGLELVPQPSYSHGKIPMTSSDTQTAADWDPLSHHQSGLAGGAAKNLDLDDAGRYSPLASRNSAAHDTPTHFTVSRGDAQAIHYGEETTNKQVMFRDPVSNSELDDPEAEGQLNEREPPANWGSGNPLYSNTLDDPGTSYSPYLPPVLEEPSSSFSEAADDDPLPAIEGLQISGEALPGRELQACGYSINGTTSCNFEWVRHLEDGSVNYIEGAKQPNYLVTADDVETYLAIEVQPLDDRKRKGELVKVFANEHKKIRYDPEMHEHIQKTVYSGHVSYKVGLTTGFIDIWEPATLAIKREGYSIKSESGGVAVTEKFSPTINVTIPYGHALEFILTDSTGRQHLLQADDNSTDISYARDTIVLTLRLFIKQFGERKKGKKRSIFSIK